From Candidatus Nomurabacteria bacterium, one genomic window encodes:
- a CDS encoding threonine--tRNA ligase: protein MDQSLEHKRHTLAHLLAAAVLQRYPHAKLTLGPAIDNGFYYDIDFSAGETPGDSDLKGLQKDMKKLLNKWTDFTHEEVSAEQAREAFAGNKFKLELIDEIEGKSETITLYTCGGFTDLCRGGHCEHPNKDINADAFKLDKIAGAYWRGDEKNPMLTRIYGLAFETKEELEAYEKQQEEAKARDHRKLGKELDLFTFSELIGPGLPLFTPKGTLMRDLIVEKIMKIQAKFGYTKVTIPHITKSDLYKTSGHWDKFKDELFHVKGQSDAEFVMKPMNCPHHTQIFDSRPRSYKELPIRYAETTMVYRDEQAGELIGLSRVRSITQDDGHVFCTVDQIEQEVENILNVIKEFYTALGMYEEGKFWVSLSVSDPNDPDGRLGDDAVWDKAESTLEEVAKRLNLPYKRVEGEAAFYGPKIDFMFYDAIGRERQLGTAQLDFVMPSRFGLTYTDNEGNKQIPVMIHRAIAGSLERFMAVMIEHFAGNFPLWLSPVQLAVIPVADAHNEYAREVAEILRQQNFRVELDDSKEGMGKKIRAAKQAKLPYFIVIGDKEVEGKTITLESRDAEGSESLNIEALLAKLSTEASV, encoded by the coding sequence ATGGACCAATCACTCGAACACAAACGACACACCCTTGCTCACCTGCTCGCGGCAGCGGTGTTGCAGCGATACCCGCACGCCAAGCTCACCCTCGGCCCAGCGATCGACAACGGCTTTTACTACGATATCGACTTCTCAGCTGGCGAAACACCGGGCGATAGCGATCTCAAGGGTCTCCAGAAAGACATGAAGAAGCTCCTCAATAAGTGGACTGACTTTACCCACGAGGAAGTCTCGGCGGAGCAGGCACGCGAAGCTTTTGCCGGCAACAAGTTCAAACTCGAGCTCATCGACGAGATCGAAGGCAAGAGTGAGACAATTACGCTCTACACATGTGGCGGCTTTACCGATCTCTGTCGTGGTGGCCACTGTGAACACCCAAACAAAGACATCAACGCTGACGCGTTCAAGCTCGATAAGATCGCTGGTGCCTACTGGCGTGGTGATGAGAAGAACCCGATGCTCACTCGCATCTACGGTCTCGCATTTGAGACCAAAGAAGAGCTCGAAGCCTATGAGAAGCAGCAGGAGGAAGCCAAAGCGCGTGACCACCGCAAGCTCGGCAAAGAACTCGACCTCTTCACCTTCTCTGAACTGATTGGTCCAGGCCTCCCTCTTTTCACCCCTAAAGGCACCCTTATGCGTGACCTCATCGTAGAAAAGATCATGAAGATTCAGGCGAAGTTCGGCTACACCAAAGTAACCATTCCGCACATCACCAAAAGCGATCTCTACAAGACCTCCGGTCACTGGGACAAGTTTAAGGATGAGCTCTTCCATGTTAAAGGTCAGTCTGACGCTGAGTTTGTGATGAAACCAATGAACTGTCCGCACCACACACAGATATTCGACAGCCGGCCACGTTCATACAAAGAGCTACCGATCCGTTACGCCGAGACCACGATGGTCTATCGCGACGAGCAGGCCGGCGAGCTGATTGGTCTTAGTCGAGTGCGCAGTATTACGCAAGACGATGGACACGTGTTCTGTACCGTTGATCAGATCGAGCAGGAAGTCGAAAATATTCTTAACGTGATCAAGGAGTTCTACACTGCGCTTGGTATGTACGAAGAAGGTAAGTTCTGGGTTTCGCTCTCAGTCAGTGATCCAAATGATCCCGACGGCCGGCTAGGAGATGACGCTGTGTGGGACAAAGCAGAAAGCACCCTCGAAGAAGTAGCGAAGCGACTCAACCTCCCGTACAAGCGAGTTGAGGGTGAAGCAGCCTTTTATGGACCAAAGATCGACTTCATGTTCTATGATGCGATCGGGCGCGAGAGGCAGCTTGGCACCGCCCAGCTCGACTTCGTGATGCCAAGTCGCTTTGGCCTCACCTACACTGACAACGAAGGCAACAAGCAGATTCCAGTAATGATCCATCGTGCCATTGCAGGATCACTCGAGCGCTTTATGGCTGTGATGATCGAGCACTTCGCCGGCAACTTCCCACTCTGGCTCTCGCCGGTACAGCTCGCCGTGATTCCGGTCGCTGATGCGCACAATGAATATGCACGAGAGGTGGCGGAAATTTTGCGCCAGCAAAATTTCCGCGTCGAGCTCGACGACTCAAAAGAAGGTATGGGCAAGAAGATCCGCGCTGCCAAACAAGCCAAACTCCCCTACTTCATCGTCATTGGTGACAAAGAAGTTGAAGGGAAAACCATCACCCTTGAAAGTCGTGACGCCGAGGGTTCAGAATCGCTCAACATTGAGGCATTGCTGGCGAAATTATCTACCGAGGCAAGCGTATAA
- a CDS encoding DUF11 domain-containing protein: protein MNQTKRNVMNKKFKTIASVMVVFAFVVTTVLPPASTAIALTQLDSGIDFSPGTNLDTNLDLNSGLNLDTNLDLGSNLDLGGDFDLNYTTDTSGGAYSSDFIECVLDASKTLVTTGESFTLNWSTSGFDTITINGNTVSADSGSMVINNLQESTIFTLQALSNGGSSCVQQVQVTCLPPETPKYCELDVQKSVNKTVGLPGDELIYTITVKNVGDADCTGGGVKIVDVVDTDLNYAWYQVSSNLSAGYGTSPVYTASDRTLRFNGHVLEPGEVGTITWGGTVKTPAQCGDFEVTNQAKASAKELNNFQTWEYSQTVRTLIDTDCYTPVPRCDSFTATPAVITVGETTLLSWETTNATAVSINNGIGAVSVDGTRVVSPTVNTTYVLTAYGTGQTVTCSVPVTVTTIPAPSCDMFTATPSTITTGGTVTLTWETTNAESVTINNGVGVVAADGSVSVSPTTNTTYVMTVAGLAGQSVTCSVPVTVTQPPAPSCDYFSANPTAIMVGDSATLTWNTSNATDVVMNNGIGAVSADGSIVVSPTVDTTYTLTVYGATGQSVTCSVPVDVSIVPVPSCDLFTATPSTILLGESATLTWESSNADQVFINNGIGAVSADGSISVTPLATITYTLTVIGQKDQVTECQVPVTVEVPKLPSCDLFVANPSGITVGDSTTLTWETTNATEVSLDNGIGIVAVDGTHTVSPTTNTTYILTVKGENDQTVNCTAPVTVSEDPVPVCEFFTATPNQLPYGGGPVSLNWEVTGANTVSITPTIGTVGLTGSQSLNVTESTTFTLTAIDGNNDQVSCVAPVAVADPEPVFTCADNVTFTADDYSITRGSESTLNWSTTNVDTVSISNINATSLSGSQSVTPSDDTTYTLTATQGDKTITCPLTIDVSSGGGGGGSSSPRCELDISDTRISRGDEVTLTWDTSRATEVTIKDDRGEILFTTDDYLASDKEDYYDGELTLRPTRDTKFTLLAERGSREDECTVAVAIDDDVVVLQTRDQQPLVAGISLSQVPYTGFEAGPIMTFLFYGLLVAWAFFITYLLVIRKRTVTDSPVNFTKATPSPSFDGVAAMQKAEGVKPDLFVKSVTTTPAPADFATPSNLPTGTPAIGYENHKENEVEVPAVNPHQVDDAVVTDLENRAHAQKALLSSDAVRHFVGTTTGEVERNEALDTVIAEAKKTYPLEDGWIVINEARMRNLCDVCQVGQVSSSQEPFIPATVPEGTGSLAEAIVTGNIVAAYEMIGKRPMFALADASADLDAVYRNRKGGSEKVSDMLTRETTRLSDGQLKNAISALTSALDGTYTSEQEAVKMAIMKAVKAVS, encoded by the coding sequence ATGAATCAAACTAAGCGTAATGTTATGAACAAGAAATTCAAGACCATCGCAAGTGTGATGGTGGTCTTTGCGTTTGTGGTGACCACGGTCTTGCCTCCAGCAAGTACTGCGATCGCGCTCACGCAGCTCGACTCAGGGATCGATTTTAGCCCTGGGACCAATTTAGATACAAATCTCGACCTGAACTCAGGTCTAAATCTTGATACAAATCTCGATCTAGGTTCGAATTTGGACCTTGGTGGAGATTTTGATCTCAATTACACGACGGACACTTCAGGTGGTGCTTACAGTAGTGATTTTATCGAGTGTGTACTTGATGCTAGCAAAACACTTGTAACTACTGGTGAGAGCTTTACCCTCAATTGGTCAACGAGTGGTTTCGACACCATTACGATCAACGGCAATACTGTCTCAGCGGATTCAGGCTCGATGGTGATCAATAACCTTCAGGAAAGTACCATCTTTACCTTGCAAGCTTTGTCAAACGGCGGATCGTCGTGTGTGCAGCAAGTACAAGTCACCTGTCTGCCCCCAGAAACTCCAAAGTACTGTGAGCTTGATGTTCAGAAATCAGTCAATAAGACCGTCGGTCTACCTGGTGACGAGCTCATCTACACTATCACCGTGAAGAACGTTGGTGATGCTGACTGTACTGGTGGAGGAGTGAAGATCGTCGATGTGGTCGACACTGATCTGAACTACGCTTGGTATCAAGTGTCATCGAATCTCAGTGCTGGATACGGCACTAGTCCTGTCTACACCGCCAGCGACCGAACTCTTCGTTTTAATGGACACGTACTCGAACCAGGTGAAGTAGGAACTATCACGTGGGGAGGTACCGTAAAGACTCCTGCACAGTGTGGTGATTTTGAAGTGACCAACCAAGCTAAGGCATCAGCCAAGGAACTCAATAACTTCCAGACCTGGGAGTACAGCCAAACTGTTCGAACTCTCATTGATACCGACTGTTATACTCCAGTCCCACGTTGCGATTCATTCACCGCGACACCAGCAGTGATCACTGTTGGTGAGACGACACTTTTGAGTTGGGAAACAACCAACGCAACTGCAGTAAGTATTAACAACGGTATCGGTGCAGTGTCTGTAGACGGTACGCGCGTTGTGTCACCGACAGTCAATACTACATACGTACTCACAGCATATGGCACTGGACAAACAGTGACCTGTTCTGTGCCAGTGACCGTAACTACTATCCCGGCACCGAGCTGTGATATGTTCACTGCTACTCCGTCTACGATCACTACCGGTGGCACAGTGACTCTGACATGGGAAACAACCAACGCAGAATCAGTAACCATCAACAACGGTGTTGGTGTTGTTGCTGCAGACGGTTCGGTGTCAGTGTCACCAACAACCAACACGACCTACGTCATGACGGTTGCAGGTCTTGCTGGTCAGTCGGTTACTTGTTCAGTACCGGTGACTGTCACACAGCCACCAGCTCCAAGTTGTGATTACTTCTCTGCTAATCCAACTGCGATCATGGTCGGCGACAGCGCAACCTTGACCTGGAATACTTCAAACGCAACTGATGTTGTTATGAACAACGGTATCGGTGCAGTTTCTGCAGATGGTTCGATCGTTGTATCGCCTACAGTAGATACAACGTACACACTTACTGTATACGGAGCGACTGGTCAGTCGGTTACTTGTTCAGTACCGGTTGACGTGTCGATCGTACCAGTGCCAAGCTGTGATCTGTTCACTGCAACTCCAAGCACCATATTGCTAGGTGAAAGCGCAACCCTTACGTGGGAGAGTTCAAACGCTGATCAGGTGTTTATCAACAACGGTATCGGTGCAGTTTCTGCAGATGGTTCGATCAGCGTGACACCGCTTGCTACTATCACATACACTCTGACCGTGATCGGTCAGAAGGACCAGGTGACAGAATGTCAGGTACCGGTAACTGTTGAAGTGCCTAAGCTCCCAAGCTGTGATCTGTTCGTGGCTAATCCATCAGGTATTACCGTTGGAGACAGCACAACTTTGACTTGGGAAACCACCAACGCGACTGAGGTCAGTCTTGATAATGGGATCGGTATTGTTGCTGTAGATGGTACACATACTGTTTCTCCAACAACTAACACTACCTACATCCTCACGGTCAAAGGTGAGAACGATCAGACTGTGAACTGTACGGCACCAGTAACTGTCTCAGAAGATCCGGTGCCAGTATGTGAATTCTTCACTGCAACACCAAACCAGCTTCCATATGGCGGTGGTCCAGTATCACTTAACTGGGAAGTAACTGGCGCAAATACAGTATCGATCACACCAACGATAGGAACTGTCGGACTTACTGGTTCACAGTCACTTAACGTAACTGAATCAACCACGTTCACTCTCACTGCGATCGACGGGAACAATGATCAGGTGAGTTGTGTGGCGCCAGTTGCGGTAGCAGATCCAGAGCCGGTATTCACGTGTGCTGATAACGTTACCTTCACTGCGGATGACTACTCGATCACGCGTGGTAGCGAAAGTACACTTAACTGGAGTACAACCAACGTTGATACGGTATCGATCAGTAACATCAATGCGACTTCACTTTCTGGAAGCCAGTCAGTAACTCCATCTGATGACACTACGTACACTCTTACTGCTACGCAGGGTGATAAGACCATTACCTGTCCACTTACTATTGATGTATCAAGCGGCGGTGGCGGTGGCGGAAGCTCATCACCACGTTGTGAACTCGATATTTCAGACACTCGTATCTCACGTGGCGATGAAGTGACTCTTACGTGGGACACTTCACGCGCAACTGAGGTAACGATCAAGGACGATCGTGGTGAGATCCTCTTCACGACTGATGATTACCTTGCAAGTGACAAGGAGGATTACTACGATGGTGAGCTTACCTTGCGTCCAACTCGTGACACGAAGTTCACATTGCTTGCTGAGCGAGGTTCACGTGAAGATGAGTGTACTGTTGCTGTTGCGATCGATGATGATGTAGTTGTGCTACAGACTCGCGATCAGCAGCCACTCGTTGCTGGTATCTCACTCTCACAGGTGCCATACACCGGTTTTGAAGCTGGTCCGATCATGACTTTCCTCTTCTATGGATTGCTTGTGGCATGGGCATTCTTCATTACCTACCTTTTGGTGATCCGAAAGCGAACCGTAACTGATTCGCCGGTAAATTTTACTAAGGCCACACCATCACCATCTTTCGATGGTGTGGCGGCAATGCAGAAGGCGGAAGGAGTGAAGCCTGACCTCTTTGTGAAGTCGGTGACCACTACTCCAGCGCCAGCTGACTTTGCAACTCCGAGTAATTTGCCAACTGGTACGCCAGCGATCGGTTATGAAAACCACAAAGAAAACGAGGTCGAAGTTCCTGCGGTAAATCCACATCAGGTGGACGATGCAGTAGTAACTGATCTTGAGAACCGTGCGCACGCCCAAAAGGCATTACTTTCAAGTGATGCGGTGCGTCACTTTGTAGGCACGACCACAGGTGAAGTTGAGCGTAACGAAGCGCTTGATACAGTGATCGCAGAAGCAAAGAAAACGTACCCGCTTGAAGACGGCTGGATCGTTATCAACGAAGCACGCATGCGTAATCTGTGTGACGTGTGTCAGGTCGGTCAAGTGTCTTCAAGTCAGGAGCCGTTCATTCCAGCGACAGTACCTGAAGGTACCGGTTCACTTGCTGAAGCGATCGTGACTGGCAACATCGTTGCTGCGTACGAGATGATCGGAAAGCGACCAATGTTTGCACTAGCTGACGCTTCTGCCGACCTTGATGCGGTCTATCGCAATCGTAAGGGTGGTTCTGAAAAGGTTTCAGACATGCTTACGCGAGAAACTACTCGGTTGTCTGATGGGCAGCTCAAAAATGCGATCTCTGCACTTACGAGTGCACTCGATGGTACATACACCTCTGAACAAGAAGCCGTGAAGATGGCTATCATGAAAGCAGTGAAGGCTGTTTCATAA